A stretch of the Kroppenstedtia eburnea genome encodes the following:
- a CDS encoding metal ABC transporter ATP-binding protein — MQPSHSPVSVRDLSVAYHRKPVLRDIRFEAPEGKLIGIIGPNGAGKSTLIKAILGLLPLTGGEVEIYGKPYQEQRSIVGYVPQRESVDWDFPTNALDVVLMGCYGKLGWFRRPKAEDREFAMECLGKVGMTDFAKRQISQLSGGQQQRIFLARSLAQEARIYFMDEPFVGVDAATEKAIIRILNELKEQKKTVLVVHHDLQTVQEYFDWLLMLNMRQIAGGPTPEIFTVENLQKTYGGRLTVLPEVPAAR, encoded by the coding sequence ATGCAACCATCACACTCCCCCGTCTCCGTACGGGATTTGTCTGTCGCCTATCACCGAAAACCTGTCCTCCGGGACATTCGGTTTGAGGCACCGGAAGGAAAACTGATCGGAATCATCGGCCCCAACGGCGCGGGAAAATCGACCTTGATCAAAGCCATCCTGGGTCTTTTGCCCCTGACCGGCGGCGAAGTGGAGATTTACGGAAAACCCTACCAAGAACAACGCTCCATTGTGGGATATGTCCCTCAGCGGGAATCGGTGGACTGGGACTTTCCTACCAACGCTTTGGATGTGGTCCTGATGGGCTGTTATGGAAAGCTCGGTTGGTTCAGGCGCCCCAAAGCGGAGGACCGGGAGTTTGCGATGGAATGCCTGGGAAAAGTGGGGATGACTGATTTCGCCAAGCGACAAATCAGCCAGCTCTCCGGCGGCCAGCAACAACGGATCTTCCTGGCCCGCTCTCTGGCCCAGGAGGCCCGGATCTATTTCATGGATGAGCCTTTTGTCGGTGTTGACGCGGCGACGGAGAAAGCCATTATCCGCATCCTCAATGAATTGAAAGAGCAGAAGAAGACCGTCTTGGTCGTTCATCACGACCTGCAGACGGTGCAAGAGTACTTCGACTGGCTCCTGATGCTCAACATGCGGCAGATCGCCGGGGGACCCACCCCGGAAATCTTCACAGTGGAAAACCTGCAGAAGACCTACGGCGGTCGACTGACGGTTCTTCCGGAAGTACCGGCTGCGAGGTGA
- a CDS encoding SGNH/GDSL hydrolase family protein: MRIKGNPVWIAFSLFSLFSLFFLIAGFGWAVTDVLHPPSEGLSHQEPRQEKSNSTETALLLTLGDSLTRGTGDADGQGYAGRVKESLRKEHHRISAVNLAVKGQTSDQLKDQVRQPRVRRLLGEARWITLTIGGNDLFQNSGQTETIDWKQSEKARKRYQKNLETTLSVIRRENPDTPVFLFGLYNPFGDLGQKETSNRIVGEWNRTLTETAEKFDKVVVIPVFDLFQLNPRAYLYSDHFHPNHKGYERMADRLLQAMEEKAEEVSTDAR; encoded by the coding sequence ATGAGGATCAAAGGAAACCCTGTATGGATCGCATTCAGTCTGTTTTCATTGTTCTCTCTGTTCTTTCTGATTGCCGGCTTCGGGTGGGCTGTCACAGATGTACTCCACCCCCCATCAGAAGGTTTATCCCACCAGGAACCCCGGCAAGAAAAAAGCAACTCCACAGAGACGGCCCTTCTGCTCACCTTGGGGGATTCGTTGACCCGGGGCACCGGTGACGCGGATGGACAAGGTTATGCCGGTCGGGTCAAAGAAAGCCTCCGAAAGGAACACCACCGGATCAGTGCAGTCAATCTGGCTGTGAAGGGACAAACTTCCGACCAGTTGAAAGATCAAGTCCGCCAACCCCGGGTTCGGCGCCTGTTGGGAGAAGCCCGCTGGATCACATTGACCATCGGCGGAAACGATCTGTTTCAAAACAGCGGACAAACGGAGACCATCGATTGGAAGCAATCGGAAAAAGCGCGAAAAAGATATCAAAAAAACCTTGAAACCACCCTGTCCGTCATCCGGCGGGAAAATCCGGACACTCCGGTGTTCCTGTTCGGACTCTACAATCCTTTCGGTGATCTGGGTCAAAAAGAAACCAGCAACCGAATCGTGGGGGAATGGAACCGAACTCTCACGGAAACCGCTGAAAAATTTGACAAGGTGGTGGTGATCCCCGTCTTTGATCTCTTCCAACTGAATCCACGGGCTTATCTGTACAGTGATCACTTCCACCCCAACCATAAAGGGTACGAAAGGATGGCCGATCGTCTGTTGCAGGCGATGGAAGAAAAGGCGGAGGAGGTGTCAACCGATGCCCGCTGA
- a CDS encoding phosphotransferase, giving the protein MEDAVIHHWEATLGTKVYRVGTFRGHHLLETESGEWVVKRSRHPSHLRWWIWVDRELRHRGFDRMPAYVTDGREWVLTSRVESRPATYRNPEEIRKVAGLLSHFHWAGRGLLTPLASSGSQTLMERVEVRYRSFSQLMKSVNGVDGELGDLLREYGAVYRRYGKIARERLKNLPVRELIRWERGGRCVAHRDLASHNILIDGRGKSWLIDFETAEYDAQIGDLWQLLSRGLSEQDWDPAVLRETVATYEENRPLVPVERMILSVLLGFPNEFFREALGLTLKKTGYTEEKTLPYLKKIAHALPRWQDFLRDWAGW; this is encoded by the coding sequence ATGGAGGACGCAGTGATCCATCATTGGGAAGCCACCTTGGGGACAAAGGTTTACCGGGTCGGAACTTTTCGGGGACACCATTTGTTAGAAACCGAGTCCGGCGAATGGGTGGTGAAAAGATCCCGCCATCCTTCCCACCTTCGCTGGTGGATCTGGGTGGATCGGGAGCTGCGCCATCGGGGATTTGACCGTATGCCGGCCTATGTGACTGACGGTCGGGAGTGGGTGCTGACATCCCGGGTGGAGTCCCGTCCCGCCACCTACCGGAACCCGGAGGAGATTCGCAAGGTGGCCGGTCTCCTTTCCCACTTTCACTGGGCAGGGCGGGGTTTGCTCACTCCCCTCGCTTCATCCGGCTCCCAAACTTTGATGGAGCGGGTCGAAGTCCGATACCGCTCCTTTTCTCAATTGATGAAAAGTGTAAACGGGGTGGACGGTGAGCTGGGAGATCTGTTGCGGGAATACGGGGCAGTCTACAGAAGGTACGGAAAAATTGCCAGGGAACGCTTGAAAAACTTGCCCGTACGGGAGTTGATCCGATGGGAGCGAGGGGGGCGCTGTGTGGCCCACCGGGATCTCGCCAGCCACAACATTCTGATTGACGGGAGGGGGAAAAGCTGGCTGATCGACTTTGAAACGGCGGAGTATGACGCTCAGATTGGGGATTTGTGGCAGCTGTTGTCGAGGGGTCTTTCGGAGCAGGATTGGGATCCGGCGGTGTTAAGGGAAACCGTCGCCACCTATGAGGAAAACCGTCCGCTGGTGCCGGTGGAGCGAATGATCTTGTCCGTTTTGCTCGGATTTCCCAATGAATTTTTCCGGGAGGCGCTGGGCTTGACTCTGAAGAAGACGGGTTACACCGAAGAAAAGACCCTGCCCTACCTGAAAAAAATCGCCCATGCACTTCCCCGGTGGCAGGATTTCCTCCGGGATTGGGCAGGTTGGTAG
- a CDS encoding cation diffusion facilitator family transporter → MHHHHGHTHDHDHGSQREQNKKGLLIALLITTGIMFLEFFGGWITNSLALLSDSGHMLSDAASLALSLAAFWFASRPPSPRKSYGFYRFEILAALFNGITLFVIAGFIIWEAAHRFFNPPEVAGTSMMLIAVVGLAANLVSAWFLTKKGDVEGNVNLRSAYLHVLGDALGSVGAIVAGLLMVFFSWYVADPVISVVVALLILRSAWGVISHSVHILMEGTPVTIDQEEVKETLREIPGVRDVHDLHIWTITSGLDSLSCHLLIEDQLDGQEVLQQAIRKIEERFKIRHTTIQVEKTDLEHPETEV, encoded by the coding sequence TTGCACCATCATCATGGACACACTCATGATCATGACCATGGTAGTCAGCGGGAACAAAACAAAAAAGGGCTGCTGATCGCTCTGCTGATCACCACCGGCATCATGTTTCTGGAGTTTTTCGGGGGATGGATCACCAACAGTCTGGCCCTGTTGTCCGATTCAGGCCACATGTTGAGTGATGCAGCTTCTTTGGCCCTCAGCCTGGCCGCGTTTTGGTTTGCCTCCCGGCCTCCGTCACCCCGTAAATCATACGGTTTTTACCGGTTTGAGATCCTGGCGGCCCTGTTCAACGGGATCACGCTGTTTGTGATTGCAGGCTTTATCATATGGGAAGCCGCCCATCGGTTTTTCAACCCTCCGGAAGTGGCGGGAACTTCCATGATGCTGATCGCTGTGGTCGGACTGGCGGCCAACCTGGTAAGTGCTTGGTTTTTGACGAAAAAGGGCGATGTGGAAGGGAACGTCAACCTGCGAAGCGCTTACCTGCATGTGCTGGGAGATGCTTTGGGCTCCGTGGGGGCGATTGTGGCGGGGCTGCTGATGGTTTTCTTTTCCTGGTATGTGGCGGATCCGGTCATCAGTGTGGTGGTGGCGTTGCTGATCCTGCGCAGTGCCTGGGGGGTCATCAGTCACAGTGTCCACATCTTGATGGAAGGGACCCCGGTCACCATCGACCAGGAAGAGGTGAAGGAGACCCTCCGGGAGATCCCCGGTGTGAGGGATGTGCATGACCTTCACATCTGGACGATCACTTCCGGTTTGGATTCCCTGAGTTGTCATCTGCTTATTGAGGATCAGCTTGACGGGCAGGAAGTGTTGCAACAGGCGATCCGCAAAATCGAGGAGCGATTCAAAATCCGGCACACCACGATCCAGGTCGAGAAAACCGATCTGGAGCATCCTGAAACGGAAGTGTGA
- a CDS encoding YebC/PmpR family DNA-binding transcriptional regulator, with amino-acid sequence MAGHSKWKNIQHRKGRQDALRGKLFAKLAREISVAAREGGGDPDQNQRLRLAISKARSQNMPNDNIERAIHRGTGAEGGSNYEAVTYEGYGPGGAAVMAEALTDNRNRTAADVRHIFSKRGGSMGEAGCVAWMFDKKGLLRIDREAGQDEDEMMLQVLEAGAEDFEASEDAFEITTSPDQFEEVKASLEGEGFHFSTAEVTMVPQNTVTLTGDQVTQMLQLLEALEDHDDIQNVYANVEIDDGELGNHG; translated from the coding sequence ATGGCCGGCCATTCCAAATGGAAAAACATTCAACACCGTAAAGGACGCCAGGATGCCCTGCGTGGGAAACTTTTCGCCAAACTGGCCCGGGAGATCTCCGTGGCGGCAAGGGAAGGGGGAGGGGACCCCGACCAAAACCAACGATTGCGCCTGGCGATTTCCAAGGCCCGCTCCCAAAACATGCCCAATGATAATATTGAACGGGCGATTCATCGGGGGACCGGTGCGGAAGGCGGGAGCAACTACGAAGCCGTCACCTATGAAGGATACGGTCCGGGGGGGGCGGCGGTGATGGCGGAAGCCTTGACCGACAACCGCAACCGAACAGCGGCGGATGTGCGGCATATCTTCTCCAAACGGGGAGGCAGTATGGGAGAGGCCGGCTGTGTGGCCTGGATGTTTGATAAAAAAGGGCTGCTGCGAATCGATCGGGAGGCCGGGCAGGATGAGGATGAAATGATGTTGCAGGTGCTGGAAGCCGGTGCAGAGGATTTCGAAGCCTCGGAAGATGCCTTTGAGATCACCACCTCCCCGGACCAGTTTGAAGAGGTGAAAGCATCCTTGGAAGGGGAAGGCTTCCATTTTTCCACGGCGGAAGTGACGATGGTCCCCCAAAACACAGTGACATTGACCGGGGATCAGGTGACCCAAATGCTTCAACTGCTTGAAGCGCTGGAAGATCACGACGATATTCAGAACGTCTACGCCAATGTGGAGATCGATGACGGCGAACTGGGGAACCATGGTTGA
- a CDS encoding metal ABC transporter solute-binding protein, Zn/Mn family translates to MSLGKKGAMQHPRMKVLLSIVSIASLLILSACESQGDVAIPEDGPIRVTATTGMVADIVKNVGGDRVQVTALMGPGIDPHLYKASQGDIGRLNEAHMIFYSGIHLEGKMTEILSKLSEEKPVIPVADSIEKEKLMKTGDNQYDPHVWFDVQLWIEAVKSVDRELAQADPRHQDDYHQRAQKYTAQLEDLDQYVREQIKSIPKERRVMVTAHDAFGYFGRAYDIEVVGLQGISTASEYGLKDVRRIVNLLVDREIKAVFVESSVPKRSIQAVVEGTKKKGHTIEIGGELFSDAMGKEGTKKGTYIGMVRHNVDTIVSALK, encoded by the coding sequence ATGTCTTTAGGAAAAAAGGGAGCGATGCAGCACCCGCGGATGAAGGTTTTACTTTCCATCGTATCGATTGCCTCTCTGTTGATTCTGTCGGCCTGCGAATCCCAAGGAGATGTAGCCATTCCTGAGGATGGGCCCATCCGGGTGACCGCCACCACAGGCATGGTTGCGGACATCGTTAAAAACGTCGGAGGTGATCGTGTCCAAGTCACCGCACTGATGGGGCCCGGCATCGACCCCCATCTATATAAGGCCTCCCAGGGGGATATCGGAAGGCTGAATGAGGCCCACATGATTTTCTACAGCGGGATTCATTTGGAGGGAAAAATGACAGAGATCCTGTCCAAGCTCAGCGAAGAGAAGCCGGTCATTCCCGTAGCTGATTCCATCGAAAAGGAGAAGCTGATGAAAACCGGTGACAACCAATATGATCCCCATGTCTGGTTTGATGTGCAACTCTGGATCGAAGCGGTCAAATCCGTGGACCGGGAACTGGCCCAAGCCGATCCCCGACATCAGGACGACTATCATCAACGGGCACAGAAGTATACAGCACAATTGGAAGACCTGGATCAGTACGTCCGGGAGCAAATCAAAAGCATTCCCAAAGAGCGCCGGGTGATGGTTACCGCCCATGACGCCTTCGGCTATTTCGGACGCGCCTACGATATTGAGGTGGTCGGATTACAGGGAATCAGCACCGCTTCAGAGTACGGGCTGAAGGATGTTCGACGGATCGTCAACCTCCTGGTGGATCGCGAAATCAAGGCTGTCTTTGTGGAATCCAGCGTGCCCAAACGTTCCATTCAGGCTGTCGTGGAAGGCACCAAGAAAAAGGGGCACACCATCGAGATCGGTGGGGAGCTTTTCTCCGATGCGATGGGAAAAGAAGGTACAAAAAAGGGCACTTACATCGGCATGGTCCGACATAATGTGGACACCATTGTCTCGGCGTTGAAATAA
- a CDS encoding nitrilase-related carbon-nitrogen hydrolase produces MRVGLAQLAPVLGGVEENLRLHEEMIRRADSEQVDLLVFPELSLTGYALGEGTPDAARMATDGDLLALASLAEKTDVVLGFAEESEEHVFYNSAAYLSRGRIQLVHRKTYLPTYGMFQEGRYFGRGSRIRGVDTRFGRVGVVICEEAWHPSVPYLLAQEGVKILLVMANGPVKEGGAELSREPWHRILSTHSMLHSVYTVFVNRAGVEEGVRFFGNSAVFDPFGDKVEEAPLLDSGLFTVDIDLDVLRQARWRMPSALRDEDLDLTLRELERIRESRG; encoded by the coding sequence ATGAGAGTAGGTTTGGCCCAGCTCGCCCCGGTGTTGGGCGGGGTGGAAGAAAACCTGCGGCTCCATGAAGAGATGATCCGCCGTGCCGATTCTGAGCAGGTGGATCTTTTGGTTTTTCCGGAGCTGAGTTTGACAGGGTATGCCTTGGGAGAGGGAACGCCGGATGCGGCCAGGATGGCGACGGATGGAGATCTCCTCGCATTGGCTTCCTTGGCGGAGAAAACAGATGTTGTGTTGGGATTTGCCGAGGAAAGCGAGGAACACGTTTTCTACAATTCCGCAGCCTATCTCAGCCGGGGGCGGATCCAGCTGGTACACAGGAAAACGTATCTGCCCACTTACGGGATGTTTCAGGAAGGGCGCTATTTTGGGCGCGGAAGCCGCATCCGGGGGGTGGATACACGCTTCGGTCGGGTGGGAGTGGTCATCTGTGAAGAGGCCTGGCATCCGTCTGTTCCTTACCTGTTGGCCCAGGAAGGGGTCAAAATTCTTCTGGTGATGGCCAACGGGCCGGTGAAGGAAGGGGGGGCGGAGCTCTCCCGGGAACCCTGGCACCGGATCTTGTCCACCCATTCGATGCTTCACAGTGTATACACGGTATTCGTCAACCGGGCGGGTGTGGAAGAGGGGGTACGTTTTTTCGGCAACTCCGCCGTGTTCGATCCATTCGGAGACAAGGTGGAGGAAGCCCCCTTGCTGGATTCGGGTCTGTTCACCGTGGACATTGACCTGGATGTTCTCCGACAGGCCCGTTGGCGGATGCCTTCGGCTTTGCGGGATGAAGACTTGGATCTCACTCTGAGGGAACTGGAACGGATCCGTGAATCGCGGGGATGA
- a CDS encoding GNAT family N-acetyltransferase, with product MTANWGTMVESILIGERVRLTALEEKDLATVATWSRDDHFMRRLDAEASVPRTESQLKKWLAEHHESDKGFLFALRPPEGEELIGFIEIDGILWNHRTGWISIGIGSPEHRGRGWGREAMSLALRFAFQELNLHRLQLTVFSYNTDAIRLYERLGFTREGTYREFLEREGQRWDMLLYGLLRREWNHR from the coding sequence ATGACGGCGAACTGGGGAACCATGGTTGAGTCGATCCTCATCGGTGAAAGGGTGCGCCTCACTGCGCTGGAGGAGAAGGACTTGGCCACTGTTGCCACCTGGTCCCGGGATGATCACTTCATGCGCCGGTTGGATGCCGAAGCTTCCGTTCCCCGAACGGAGAGTCAACTGAAGAAGTGGTTGGCTGAGCATCATGAAAGTGACAAGGGCTTCTTGTTCGCCCTCCGCCCGCCGGAAGGGGAAGAGCTGATCGGGTTTATCGAGATTGACGGCATTCTCTGGAACCACCGGACCGGCTGGATCTCCATCGGCATCGGCAGTCCGGAGCATCGCGGCCGGGGGTGGGGGCGGGAGGCGATGTCTCTCGCCCTCCGCTTTGCCTTCCAGGAACTGAATCTTCATCGATTGCAGTTGACGGTGTTCAGTTACAACACCGACGCGATCCGGCTGTATGAAAGGCTGGGCTTCACCCGGGAGGGGACCTATCGGGAGTTTTTGGAGCGGGAGGGCCAACGTTGGGACATGTTGTTGTACGGACTGCTGCGACGGGAATGGAATCACCGGTGA
- a CDS encoding metal ABC transporter permease, with translation MSMAWTIMLTGALVAASCGFLGCFLILRHMAMLGDAISHAVLPGIVIAFLVSGSRDSLPMLIGAAALGLICTFLIQSLRSRGVQNDAAISVTFTFLFSIGIILVSLFTRQVDLDLDCVLYGEIAYVPWDTLSLFGNDIGPKAIWVVGIAFLLSLIVVGLFFKEFKIVSFDPHMAAALGIPVLLIHYLLMGLVSLTTVASFESVGAILVVAMLTVPSATAYLLTDQLERMLLISVVAGVLSSVLGYGLALLFDASIAGSMTVAAGSLFVLAFLFSPLHGVVTRRLIRRRLRTAPEQS, from the coding sequence ATGAGTATGGCATGGACGATTATGTTGACAGGAGCGTTGGTGGCAGCCTCCTGCGGATTTCTGGGATGCTTCCTGATCCTCCGGCACATGGCCATGCTGGGAGATGCGATCAGTCACGCCGTTCTCCCGGGGATTGTCATCGCTTTCCTTGTCAGCGGAAGCCGGGACTCCCTTCCGATGTTGATCGGAGCCGCCGCCTTGGGGTTGATCTGTACATTTTTGATTCAGAGCCTGCGCTCTCGGGGTGTGCAAAACGATGCCGCGATCAGTGTCACCTTCACCTTTTTATTCTCCATCGGGATCATTTTGGTCTCCTTGTTTACCCGCCAGGTGGATCTGGACCTGGATTGTGTCCTTTACGGTGAGATCGCCTATGTTCCCTGGGATACGTTGTCCCTCTTCGGCAACGACATCGGCCCCAAAGCCATATGGGTGGTGGGCATCGCCTTTCTGCTCAGCCTGATCGTGGTCGGCCTCTTTTTCAAGGAGTTCAAAATTGTCTCCTTCGACCCGCACATGGCGGCTGCCCTGGGGATTCCCGTTCTGCTGATCCACTATCTGCTGATGGGATTGGTCTCCCTCACCACAGTAGCTTCCTTTGAAAGCGTCGGTGCCATTCTGGTGGTGGCGATGCTTACCGTTCCCTCGGCAACTGCCTATCTGCTGACGGATCAGCTGGAAAGGATGCTGCTGATCAGTGTGGTGGCTGGGGTGCTCAGCTCTGTCCTCGGATACGGATTGGCTCTCCTTTTTGACGCCTCCATCGCCGGTTCGATGACCGTGGCCGCCGGCAGCCTGTTCGTCCTCGCCTTCCTCTTCTCCCCGCTCCATGGTGTCGTCACACGCCGACTGATCCGCCGACGACTGCGCACCGCCCCGGAACAAAGCTGA
- a CDS encoding metal ABC transporter permease, which yields MAEIEKFLADSNTLWVLMGTILLGLSSGVIGSFAFLRKRGLMGDVLSHAALPGICLAFMLTGSKNPFFFLIGATVTGILASLAIHAITRYSRIKEDTALGLTLSVFFGIGIVFLTQVQHSDQGNQSGLDKFLFGQSASLVGEDVWVMGGVAISLLLFSLLFFKEFKILCFDPGFGRSLGFPIGILDTVLMIMLVVAVVIGLQAAGVVLVVALIITPAAAARYWTERLDVMLALSAVLGGLSGALGTVLSSLSFHLPTGPLIVMAATFVFVISMVFSPRRGLLAKAIRLARVRKQLARERVLQSLYERREQGDFGDVEAEALLHKSPMPPRRLRSALIFLQKNKWVRMYKRRGILHIRLTEEGSVQAYDTVLRQRMTEVWMMHESEIGGSIRDREDGMVADHIPPDIFDPLWNLLLRHGMEPKWNPESPAAPLREGGISS from the coding sequence ATGGCAGAAATAGAGAAATTCCTGGCCGATTCCAATACTCTTTGGGTCCTGATGGGAACGATTTTGTTGGGGCTGTCCAGTGGTGTCATCGGTTCCTTCGCTTTCCTCAGAAAACGCGGGTTGATGGGGGATGTCCTCTCCCATGCCGCACTTCCCGGGATTTGTCTGGCTTTTATGTTAACCGGGTCCAAAAACCCCTTTTTCTTTCTAATCGGTGCCACCGTCACCGGGATTCTCGCCTCCCTGGCGATACACGCGATCACCCGCTACTCCCGGATCAAGGAAGATACCGCCCTGGGATTGACCTTGTCCGTCTTTTTCGGCATCGGAATCGTTTTCCTGACTCAGGTTCAACACAGCGACCAGGGGAATCAGTCTGGACTGGATAAATTCCTCTTCGGTCAGTCCGCCTCCCTGGTCGGGGAGGATGTATGGGTGATGGGGGGAGTCGCCATCTCTCTCCTCCTGTTCTCCCTCCTCTTTTTCAAAGAGTTTAAGATCCTCTGTTTTGATCCCGGATTCGGCAGAAGCTTGGGCTTTCCCATCGGGATCCTGGACACGGTCCTGATGATTATGCTGGTGGTGGCTGTTGTGATCGGTCTGCAAGCAGCAGGGGTCGTCCTGGTGGTCGCTCTCATCATCACCCCGGCAGCCGCCGCCCGGTATTGGACGGAACGACTCGATGTGATGCTGGCCCTTTCCGCTGTTCTCGGTGGGTTGTCCGGTGCGTTGGGAACCGTGCTCAGCTCCCTTTCATTCCATCTCCCCACCGGGCCCCTGATTGTCATGGCCGCCACTTTCGTCTTTGTCATCTCGATGGTTTTCTCTCCCCGCCGGGGGCTGCTCGCGAAGGCGATTCGACTTGCACGGGTCCGGAAGCAGTTGGCCCGGGAGCGTGTGCTGCAGTCTCTCTATGAACGTCGGGAGCAGGGGGATTTCGGTGATGTGGAAGCTGAAGCCCTCTTGCACAAAAGTCCGATGCCCCCTCGCAGACTGAGATCCGCCCTCATTTTCCTCCAAAAGAATAAGTGGGTTCGGATGTACAAAAGAAGGGGCATCCTCCACATCCGACTCACGGAGGAAGGATCGGTCCAGGCCTATGATACGGTCCTCCGGCAGCGGATGACCGAAGTTTGGATGATGCACGAAAGCGAAATCGGAGGAAGTATCCGGGATCGGGAGGACGGAATGGTGGCGGACCACATCCCGCCGGATATTTTTGACCCGCTTTGGAACCTGCTCCTGCGTCACGGGATGGAACCGAAGTGGAACCCCGAATCTCCGGCCGCCCCTCTCCGGGAAGGAGGGATCTCTTCATGA
- a CDS encoding LysM peptidoglycan-binding domain-containing protein, whose amino-acid sequence MKLHIVRPGDTLRKIARRFDIPVQRLMELNPSLDPERPEPGAKVKIPGGKVPVARQRKGKAAVAGEKPKPPHRKPESPPSSGNPETSQEGTESPEEQPLPKRPDQSPSRMMPPMPKAPEYRPGMAEERVPEQVEMPPYFTAQPLPYPFPSMSFPYTGQPSSQPITPYSYAYPMWLQPEQEDRQGWPVPPDPGTGQPHPGQPLGGEQPGYRQQPQQPGFPYPGYGQPGQEQPQQPGFPYPGYGQPGQEQPQQPGFPYPGYGQPGQEQPQQPGFPYPGYGQPGQEQVMGFPAPGYGEQPEQGETQQPWIPMPYPIPGYPQSQGFNPIPGTSAGESASDEDGDADSPSVDEPKANDWDVSTLLHEEETAWEESSTEK is encoded by the coding sequence TTGAAATTGCATATCGTTCGGCCGGGGGATACCCTTCGGAAGATCGCCCGGCGTTTTGACATTCCTGTGCAACGCCTGATGGAGCTCAATCCTTCATTGGATCCGGAGCGTCCGGAACCGGGAGCGAAAGTCAAAATCCCCGGAGGGAAGGTTCCGGTTGCCAGACAGAGGAAGGGAAAAGCGGCGGTGGCGGGGGAGAAGCCGAAGCCACCCCACCGGAAACCGGAATCTCCCCCGTCTTCCGGGAACCCCGAAACGAGTCAGGAGGGGACCGAGTCTCCCGAAGAGCAACCGTTGCCCAAAAGACCGGACCAATCCCCTTCCAGGATGATGCCGCCCATGCCCAAAGCACCGGAGTATCGACCGGGAATGGCTGAAGAGAGAGTGCCGGAACAAGTGGAGATGCCACCATATTTTACTGCTCAACCCCTTCCGTATCCGTTTCCTTCCATGAGTTTTCCCTACACCGGGCAACCATCCTCCCAACCGATCACACCCTATTCCTATGCTTATCCGATGTGGCTGCAACCGGAACAAGAGGATCGGCAGGGATGGCCCGTTCCGCCCGATCCGGGAACGGGGCAACCCCATCCCGGTCAACCCCTTGGCGGGGAACAGCCGGGTTACAGACAACAGCCGCAGCAACCCGGCTTTCCCTACCCGGGCTATGGTCAGCCCGGCCAGGAACAGCCACAGCAACCCGGTTTTCCCTATCCCGGGTACGGGCAGCCCGGTCAGGAACAGCCACAGCAACCCGGTTTTCCCTACCCGGGCTATGGTCAGCCCGGTCAGGAACAGCCACAGCAACCCGGTTTTCCCTATCCCGGCTACGGGCAGCCCGGTCAGGAACAAGTAATGGGATTCCCCGCCCCCGGCTACGGGGAACAGCCGGAACAGGGAGAGACGCAGCAACCCTGGATTCCCATGCCATACCCCATCCCGGGATACCCCCAGTCTCAGGGATTCAATCCCATTCCGGGGACCTCGGCGGGAGAGTCGGCAAGTGATGAGGATGGGGACGCCGATTCACCATCGGTCGATGAACCAAAGGCGAATGATTGGGATGTTTCCACCCTCCTCCATGAGGAGGAAACCGCCTGGGAGGAAAGCTCCACAGAGAAATAA